The Klebsiella sp. RIT-PI-d genomic sequence AGCCCAGGGTCTGGTGCGCTTTGGTCGGATCGCCGAGCAGGGTTTCAACTTCTGCCGGACGGAAATAGCGCGGATCGACAGCAATAATGACATCGCCCGGCTTAACCCCCGGCGCATCGTGACCGGTGACGGAGACCACAATGCCTTTCTCGTCGACACCGTTGCCTTCAAAACGCAGTTTGATGCCAAGCTGTGCCGCCGCCATTTCCACGAAGTCGCGTACTGAATACTGGACGCCGGTGGCGATCACGAAATCCTCCGGCTGCTCCTGCTGGAGCATCATCCACTGCATTTTTACGTAGTCTTTGGCATGGCCCCAGTCGCGCAGGGAATCCATGTTGCCGAGGTACAGGCAGGACTCCAGGCCCTGGGCAATATTGGCAATCGCCCGGGTAATTTTACGAGTGACGAAGGTTTCGCCGCGGCGCGGGGATTCATGGTTAAACAGGATGCCGTTGCAGGCATACATGCCGTAGGATTCGCGATAGTTAACGGTGATCCAGTAGGCATACAGTTTGGCTACCGCATAGGGTGAGCGCGGATAAAACGGCGTGGTCTCTTTTTGTGGCGTTTCCTGCACCAGACCGTACAGTTCAGAGGTGGACGCCTGATAAAAACGGGTTTTCTTTTCAAGGCCGAGGAAGCGAATGGCTTCCAGCAGGCGCAGGGTACCCATGGCATCGACATCGGCGGTGTATTCCGGCGATTCAAAGGAAACCGCCACGTGGCTCATGGCCCCCAGGTTATACACTTCATCCGGCTGCACCTCCTGAAGGATCCGCGTCAGGTTCGAGGTATCGGTTAAATCACCATAGTGCAGGTGAAATTTTGGGTTACAGGTGTGCGGATCCTGATAGATGTGATCCACACGTTCGGTGTTAAATGATGAGGCGCGACGTTTAATACCGTGAACCTCATAACCTTTCTCCAGCAGCAGCTCCGCCAGATAAGACCCATCCTGCCCGGTAACACCGGTAATGAGAGCAACTTTAGTCATAATCAGTTTCCTTTGTTAAACGTGTTAACCATCTAATTCATGTAAAAACGGGGAGACGGGGGGAACCACCCTCACCCCGCCTCTCTCCCTGAGAGAGGTACCCGCTCACGCACTGCCTTCAACGGGTTGCCGCGAAAAACCATCCCGCCCGCAAGCGATTTAAAAACGCTGCTCCGCGCGCCGACCACGCTGCCGTCACCGATGGTGACGCCGGGGGCCACAAAGACATCCGTCGCCAGCCAGCATTTCGCGCCGATCACAATCGGCGTGGCAGTAATCTCAAAATGAGCGCTGGTATAATCGTGACTGCCGGTGCATAAATAACACTTCTGCGATACCACCGAATTATTCCCAAGGGTAATATTCCCGAGGGTATAAAGAACGGCGTCATCACCAACCCATGCATAATCACCAACGGTTAATTTCCACGGATAGGTAATTTTCACTGACGGACGAATTACCACACCTTTACCAATTTTTGCGCCAAACAGACGTAATAAAAATGCCCGCCAGCGATATAAAACCTGCGGTGACCAGGCGAAAAGCGTGGCCTGAACTGCCCACCACAATTGTACTTTCAGCGCGCTGGCGCCACGAAAACCCCGCGGCACAGAAAAGCCGTTTAATTCCTGCATTGGTTTTCCTTATATTTATGCTTTGTTATATAAGGCTTTAGTTTTGCCCGTCGTGCGCAGCCGTAATAAATAGGATAAATGCACAATTACGCCCGGCACGCGTAAAATAGTTTGCTGCACGTTCTTTGCATCACGGCACAGTTGCAGATTATTTGACGTTGAGACACCGCCCATTGAAAACTCTGAAACCAGACCGTGAATACGCTCAAATTTATAGCCATATTTATACAATTTTGCTGCCACAGCATAATCTGAAGAAACACGGTACTGCAGTTCATAAGGATAAGTTTTCAGACCCATCAGCGGAAAGAAAATCGCCTGATGACTGGCCGGCAGGCTGTGATAAATATACCAGCCGCGTTTTGCCTTACGGCGAATTTTAGTCCCGTCACCAAAATCAAGCAGCGCATCACCGATAAACATTGCATTATCTTTTTTATCTGCGAGCTGGCGAACAACGTGGGCAATATCTTCGTGGAAAATGTCACCGGAATTAAGGAAGATAGCGAACTTGCCCCGCGCCATATCAATCCCTTTATTCATGGCATCATACAGTCCGTCATCCTGCTCGCTAACATAGCGTAAGTTAAACTCTGCGTTACGTTTTTCCAGAAATTCGGCCGTACCGTCAGCGGAACCGCCGTCAACCACTATCCACTCAAACTCAATGTTTTCATCGCGCGCCAGGTGAGCCAGCGACCGCCACGTTTTAACCACTCCGTCATAGTTACGGAAGGCGACAGTAATGACACTTAACAGCATCTGACTTTCCTCATCTGGCCTGCACGATATTCAGTGCTTTGCGCAAAATAAATGGACAAACGATTAAAAACGCATATTCCGGGCTAAATATTGAGCCGGTAAAAAACAGTGACACCGGCGTAAAAAGATACAACTGCACACCATAATTTTGGTTATTACCAAATGCCTGCACCGCCATTCTTGCAACTTTAAATAAATACCATAACGTCAAAAATACGGCGATCCATGAAAAATAAATAATAAGCAGATACAGGCCATTGTCTATTGTTTTTCCGACGTCCGCACCGTTAAAGATTCCGAATGATGCGACATATTCATAAAGTGAGCCAAATCTGACAACGCCATCAATACTGGTTAATGAATGCCCTACCATTACCAGCGGCCCGACAATACGGTAATAAGACGATGAGCCTTCCGTCCCCAGTTCACCCAGGCGTCCGGCAATATACGGCATCGCGAAAAACACACCAATTAAGAAAAAGGCCAGAGAAATAATTGCCAGAGGCAGCCTCTTCCTTATTGCGTCTTTATTCAAATACTGAAATGCCCATTCCAGAAGATAAAACAGGATAAATGTCATCACCCCGGAAAACGATCCAGAAAGAACAATTCCGGCCAGGATCATACCATCAGTTTTTGGTGTTTTGATACCAAACTGTTTGATGCTGAGCCAAATTGAGATTAATGCCAGAGCGAAGAATGCCGGTTCGAAATAGAGTGCAGTGGTTCGCTTTCCACCATATTTGATAAAATTCAGGACATAGCTATTACTGTAAATAAGATATTTCGAAATAATCTCCATTAAACTGCTGCCGCCGCTAAGAATAATTTGCGCCATTTCTATCGCCGCCAGCAGAACTATCAGCGTTACGACTGCGTAGAAAAAGCGCAGGATCTTACGATAGTTATGCGGTGAAACAGGTTTAAAGCGAATACTCCAGACCATGCCGATGATGATCACGATGTAGACAAACAGCATGGTCGAGGTGACGTATTTGCTGGCATCAAGCGACTGACCGAACAGATAGTTATAAAGCGTTAGCCCGCCCCCCGCTCCCAGGGCAATCATCAGCTTTTTAACGCTAATTTTTTCGATATACAGCAGCAACAACAGCGGTAAAAACGTCACGATGGTGACCGGAAAGCTTTCACCCAGCTGAACAATTTTGACATTGACCAGCAGGTATATGAGCGGCAGCAGCAGGTAGCTACAGATTCTGATAGAACGAGACATACTCCTCCAGCATCTGTTGTCCGCTATACGCCACGCGGCTACGTTGATGAAAAGCAGCGTGGGTAGTATTGAAAACGGCCTGCGTTATAGCCTCTTTACCCTGCGGGACGCAGGCCAAAATCGCCGCGTCATCAAGGGTCACCCCGCCACATTTATTCAGTACTTCCTGCGCCGCCTCACTGTGGGTCGCCAGAACCGGTACGCCGATGGACAGCGCTTCACACAGGATCAGCGGATAGTTGTCCACCCGGGAGGTAAACAGCAGCGCATCCATATGATTGAGTTCGGTCATCAACTGCTGTTTGTCGGTCAGGAAGCCGTGGTTCACCACGTTTTTGCCGCTAAAGGGCGAGAACTTGCCGAAGGTGTGTACTTCCACGGCTTCTCCGAGGGCAATAACATCACGCACCAGCTGCTGACGGGTCTTACCGTCATAACGCAAATCGTGGGCGACAACGGCAATTTTGGGTTTTCCGGCGGTGATAACCGGCGTCATACCGGCCAGGATAGTTTCGGTTGCGACATCAATACCGTTATTGATGATTCGGCAGCGCCCTTTGCCGAACAGCGTATTAAAGGCTTCCGCAACGTGCTGGCTGGGCGAGATAAACTGGCAGCCAAGAGCCAGCATGGCGTCGATCAGGCGGCGCTTTTTATCCACCTGATGGCGAGCATTATCAATCTTTACCGGCGGATAGTTAGTCAGCGTCGGACACGCCTGGCAGCCTGATTTCCAGCCGTCGCAACCGTCAAGGAATGCACAGCGCCCGGTAACCGTCCAGTGATCGTGTAGGGTCCAGACCAGTCTGACACCCGCTTTATGCCCCCTGACCCGCCGGCAAAAATCTACCAGCCGTTCGAAGTTAAGCCAGTAGCTGTGCAGCACATGAAAATGCAGCACCACCGGTTCCGGCGTGCGGATCACAGTGCGATATAAAGAATTAAGATTGCCGAACAGATCGCGATTGACCAGACGAAATAGCGCCAGATTGGCGATTGACGTCAGACGCGGCGTATGCCGGATCACATTAGGGTAGCGATCGTGACTGACGCTGTTTTTCCCGCCTTTGCCATAGCCGTAGACAAAACGCGAATGCAGTCCTTGGTGGAGTGCGCGCTGATGCAGATCCAGCGCAACACCGGCGGCCCCGCCTTCGGCGAGGCGAACATTAAACTGTAAAATATTCATTGGCTCACCTTGATACGCGCTTTTTCACCCACCACCAGCGCATGATCCGGGATGCTATCGAGTACCACGCTGCCCGCACCAATCCGCACGTGATTGCCGATCGAAATATCGCCGGTAATAATCACGTTGGCCCCCAGCTCGACGCTGTTACCAATCACCGGACAGGCAAGGCTATCCGCACCGCGATTGCCAATAGTGACCCCGTGGCGCAGGATAAAATCATCGCCAATGACCACGTTTTTATTAATCACCACCGCGTAACCGTGATGGATGGTAAAGCGTCGACCAATAGTGGCGGCGGCCTGGATTTCATAGCCAAACAGACATTCGGTAAACAGGCGGTACAGCACCAGAACCGGCGCGGCCCACAGATTATTAAGCACATTTTTCTTGCGCCAGACCGAGCAAAAGTGGGCAACACGGTAGGCGATGACCATGCAGCACGGGCGCAGACTCCAG encodes the following:
- the gmd gene encoding GDP-mannose 4,6-dehydratase → MTKVALITGVTGQDGSYLAELLLEKGYEVHGIKRRASSFNTERVDHIYQDPHTCNPKFHLHYGDLTDTSNLTRILQEVQPDEVYNLGAMSHVAVSFESPEYTADVDAMGTLRLLEAIRFLGLEKKTRFYQASTSELYGLVQETPQKETTPFYPRSPYAVAKLYAYWITVNYRESYGMYACNGILFNHESPRRGETFVTRKITRAIANIAQGLESCLYLGNMDSLRDWGHAKDYVKMQWMMLQQEQPEDFVIATGVQYSVRDFVEMAAAQLGIKLRFEGNGVDEKGIVVSVTGHDAPGVKPGDVIIAVDPRYFRPAEVETLLGDPTKAHQTLGWKPETTLQEMVSEMVAKDLEAAKKHSLLKSHGYEVAIALES
- the wcaF gene encoding colanic acid biosynthesis acetyltransferase WcaF → MQELNGFSVPRGFRGASALKVQLWWAVQATLFAWSPQVLYRWRAFLLRLFGAKIGKGVVIRPSVKITYPWKLTVGDYAWVGDDAVLYTLGNITLGNNSVVSQKCYLCTGSHDYTSAHFEITATPIVIGAKCWLATDVFVAPGVTIGDGSVVGARSSVFKSLAGGMVFRGNPLKAVRERVPLSGREAG
- the wcaE gene encoding colanic acid biosynthesis glycosyltransferase WcaE, which produces MLLSVITVAFRNYDGVVKTWRSLAHLARDENIEFEWIVVDGGSADGTAEFLEKRNAEFNLRYVSEQDDGLYDAMNKGIDMARGKFAIFLNSGDIFHEDIAHVVRQLADKKDNAMFIGDALLDFGDGTKIRRKAKRGWYIYHSLPASHQAIFFPLMGLKTYPYELQYRVSSDYAVAAKLYKYGYKFERIHGLVSEFSMGGVSTSNNLQLCRDAKNVQQTILRVPGVIVHLSYLLRLRTTGKTKALYNKA
- the wcaD gene encoding colanic acid polymerase WcaD, encoding MSRSIRICSYLLLPLIYLLVNVKIVQLGESFPVTIVTFLPLLLLLYIEKISVKKLMIALGAGGGLTLYNYLFGQSLDASKYVTSTMLFVYIVIIIGMVWSIRFKPVSPHNYRKILRFFYAVVTLIVLLAAIEMAQIILSGGSSLMEIISKYLIYSNSYVLNFIKYGGKRTTALYFEPAFFALALISIWLSIKQFGIKTPKTDGMILAGIVLSGSFSGVMTFILFYLLEWAFQYLNKDAIRKRLPLAIISLAFFLIGVFFAMPYIAGRLGELGTEGSSSYYRIVGPLVMVGHSLTSIDGVVRFGSLYEYVASFGIFNGADVGKTIDNGLYLLIIYFSWIAVFLTLWYLFKVARMAVQAFGNNQNYGVQLYLFTPVSLFFTGSIFSPEYAFLIVCPFILRKALNIVQAR
- a CDS encoding glycosyltransferase codes for the protein MNILQFNVRLAEGGAAGVALDLHQRALHQGLHSRFVYGYGKGGKNSVSHDRYPNVIRHTPRLTSIANLALFRLVNRDLFGNLNSLYRTVIRTPEPVVLHFHVLHSYWLNFERLVDFCRRVRGHKAGVRLVWTLHDHWTVTGRCAFLDGCDGWKSGCQACPTLTNYPPVKIDNARHQVDKKRRLIDAMLALGCQFISPSQHVAEAFNTLFGKGRCRIINNGIDVATETILAGMTPVITAGKPKIAVVAHDLRYDGKTRQQLVRDVIALGEAVEVHTFGKFSPFSGKNVVNHGFLTDKQQLMTELNHMDALLFTSRVDNYPLILCEALSIGVPVLATHSEAAQEVLNKCGGVTLDDAAILACVPQGKEAITQAVFNTTHAAFHQRSRVAYSGQQMLEEYVSFYQNL
- the wcaB gene encoding colanic acid biosynthesis acetyltransferase WcaB, with protein sequence MLEDLRANSWSLRPCCMVIAYRVAHFCSVWRKKNVLNNLWAAPVLVLYRLFTECLFGYEIQAAATIGRRFTIHHGYAVVINKNVVIGDDFILRHGVTIGNRGADSLACPVIGNSVELGANVIITGDISIGNHVRIGAGSVVLDSIPDHALVVGEKARIKVSQ